A genomic region of Oceanococcus atlanticus contains the following coding sequences:
- the coaBC gene encoding bifunctional phosphopantothenoylcysteine decarboxylase/phosphopantothenate--cysteine ligase CoaBC yields MNVLLGVSGGIAAYKSADLVRRLRERGCDVQVVMTRAAQEFVTPLTFQALSGREVRTALLDSAAEAAMGHIELARWADRILIAPASADLIARLTAGMADDLLTTVCLASAAPISLAPAMNQQMWQAPAVQANVATLRERGIEILGPGEGDQACGDIGPGRMLEPLELADMITDEKPDGVLAGLRVLITAGPTREALDPVRFLTNRSSGKMGFALAAACQAAGAQVELIAGPVNLPTPIGVRRYNVESAQQMLDKANERVGKAQILIATAAVADYRPRAVQDDKIKKSSDSIALELEKTPDILGELSRRETHLFTVGFAAETRELERYARAKMQRKNLDMICANEVGPGQGFDVDENALLVFWPGGQQQLGPRHKRALAGELVDLIATRYATGDEHAGAVAP; encoded by the coding sequence ATGAACGTTTTGCTCGGCGTCAGCGGCGGGATAGCCGCCTACAAGAGTGCCGACCTGGTGCGCCGCCTGCGTGAGCGTGGCTGCGACGTGCAGGTGGTGATGACGCGCGCTGCCCAGGAGTTTGTGACACCGCTGACCTTTCAGGCGTTGTCCGGGCGTGAGGTTCGAACCGCCTTATTAGACAGCGCTGCCGAGGCGGCGATGGGGCACATCGAACTGGCCCGCTGGGCCGACCGCATTCTGATTGCGCCCGCGTCGGCGGATCTGATTGCGCGGCTGACCGCGGGCATGGCGGATGACCTGCTGACCACCGTATGTCTGGCCTCGGCTGCGCCGATTTCCCTGGCCCCAGCGATGAATCAGCAAATGTGGCAAGCCCCGGCCGTACAGGCCAATGTGGCCACCCTGCGTGAGCGCGGGATCGAGATTCTGGGCCCGGGTGAGGGTGATCAGGCCTGTGGTGATATCGGCCCCGGGCGGATGCTGGAGCCACTAGAGCTGGCTGACATGATCACCGATGAGAAGCCGGATGGCGTGCTCGCGGGGCTGCGTGTTCTGATCACCGCCGGGCCGACCCGCGAGGCATTGGACCCGGTACGTTTTCTGACCAACCGCTCGTCCGGAAAAATGGGTTTTGCCCTGGCCGCGGCGTGTCAGGCGGCGGGCGCCCAGGTCGAGTTGATTGCCGGGCCGGTCAATCTGCCGACCCCGATCGGCGTGCGCCGTTACAACGTGGAGTCGGCCCAGCAGATGCTGGACAAGGCCAACGAACGTGTTGGCAAGGCGCAGATACTCATCGCCACGGCTGCGGTGGCGGACTACCGCCCGCGGGCCGTGCAGGATGACAAGATCAAAAAATCCAGCGACTCAATTGCACTGGAGCTGGAAAAGACGCCGGACATCCTGGGCGAGCTTTCGCGCCGTGAAACGCATCTGTTTACGGTCGGCTTCGCTGCCGAGACCCGTGAGCTTGAGCGCTATGCACGTGCCAAGATGCAGCGCAAGAACCTCGACATGATCTGCGCCAACGAGGTGGGTCCGGGCCAGGGTTTTGATGTCGACGAGAACGCTCTGCTGGTGTTCTGGCCGGGTGGGCAGCAGCAGTTGGGGCCGCGCCACAAGCGCGCTCTGGCCGGCGAGCTGGTTGATCTGATCGCCACCCGCTACGCCACGGGTGATGAGCACGCGGGCGCCGTGGCCCCGTAA
- the dut gene encoding dUTP diphosphatase translates to MHKIQFKILDDRLGGEFPLPNYATPGSAGLDLRACLDAPLDLAPGQTELLPTGMAIHIGDPGLAAVILPRSGLGHKHGIVLGNLVGLIDSDYQGQLMVSCWNRGDTTFRIEPGERIAQLVFVPVVQAQLEQVTSFDASERGEGGFGHTGTR, encoded by the coding sequence ATGCACAAGATTCAATTCAAGATTCTCGATGATCGTCTGGGTGGCGAATTTCCCCTGCCCAATTACGCAACCCCCGGTTCCGCCGGCCTGGACTTGCGCGCCTGTCTTGATGCGCCGCTGGATCTGGCCCCGGGGCAGACCGAGCTGCTGCCCACCGGCATGGCCATCCATATTGGTGATCCGGGGCTGGCCGCGGTGATCCTGCCGCGTTCCGGTCTGGGCCACAAACACGGCATCGTGCTGGGCAATCTGGTGGGTTTGATCGATTCGGACTATCAGGGACAGCTCATGGTCTCGTGCTGGAATCGCGGCGACACCACTTTCCGTATCGAGCCCGGCGAGCGCATCGCTCAACTGGTCTTTGTGCCGGTGGTGCAGGCGCAACTTGAGCAGGTGACGTCGTTCGACGCTTCCGAGCGTGGCGAAGGTGGCTTCGGCCATACGGGGACACGTTGA
- the argB gene encoding acetylglutamate kinase, giving the protein MALSSKEAMNVAHVLTEALPYIQRFRRKTVVVKYGGNAMTDEALQSSFARDVVLMKLVGIDPVIVHGGGPQIGQMLDKLGKKTEFIDGMRVTDAETMDVVEMVLVGLVNKRIVNLINQHGGRAVGLSGKDGGMIRARPLADAQGQAKTELGLVGEVASIDPGVVSRLDTGGFIPVIAPVGVDDQGRAYNINADLVAGKIAGVLEAEKLMLLTNTAGVLDKQGELLTGLSAQRVQDLIADGTISGGMLPKIQCALDAVSSGVRAAHIVDGRVQHACLLELFTDEGVGTLINGPRR; this is encoded by the coding sequence ATGGCTTTGAGTTCCAAGGAAGCGATGAACGTCGCCCACGTTCTGACCGAGGCGCTGCCCTATATCCAGCGTTTCCGGCGCAAGACCGTGGTGGTCAAATATGGCGGCAACGCCATGACCGATGAGGCCTTGCAGAGCAGCTTCGCACGCGATGTGGTGCTCATGAAGCTGGTCGGGATTGATCCCGTCATCGTGCACGGCGGCGGCCCGCAGATCGGTCAGATGCTCGACAAACTGGGCAAGAAAACCGAATTCATCGATGGCATGCGGGTGACCGATGCCGAGACCATGGATGTGGTCGAGATGGTGCTGGTGGGCTTGGTGAACAAGCGCATCGTCAATCTGATCAACCAGCACGGCGGGCGTGCGGTCGGCCTTTCGGGTAAGGACGGGGGCATGATTCGGGCTCGGCCTCTGGCGGATGCTCAGGGTCAGGCCAAAACCGAGCTGGGTCTGGTGGGCGAGGTGGCTTCGATCGACCCGGGCGTGGTCAGTCGGCTGGACACCGGCGGCTTCATTCCGGTGATTGCGCCGGTGGGTGTTGATGATCAGGGCCGCGCATACAACATCAACGCGGATCTGGTGGCCGGCAAGATTGCCGGTGTGCTGGAGGCGGAAAAGCTCATGCTGCTGACCAACACCGCCGGCGTGCTGGACAAGCAGGGTGAGCTGCTCACCGGCCTGTCAGCGCAACGCGTTCAGGACCTGATTGCCGACGGCACCATCAGCGGCGGCATGTTGCCCAAGATTCAATGTGCGCTGGACGCCGTGAGCAGTGGCGTGCGCGCCGCTCACATTGTGGATGGCCGGGTGCAGCATGCTTGCTTGCTTGAGCTCTTCACGGATGAAGGTGTGGGCACGCTGATCAACGGCCCACGGCGCTAG
- a CDS encoding DUF4124 domain-containing protein codes for MRALLLILAVATASAAYAKTYRWVDENGRVHYGDRIPAKYAQQQVQTLNDRGVVVNEKNAPKTAEQLAAEQAQREAEAEAKRRQEEQNRYDQFLLSTYATQDQILHRRDEQLAILDSRIASGEKSVAESQATLSSLKEREDRLKAQDKAVPSKLQKQIMEFETVVRTSEAALNAMRAEREKVNDEFERDLTRFIQLKTPARLY; via the coding sequence ATGCGAGCTTTGTTGCTGATTCTGGCCGTTGCCACGGCCAGCGCGGCGTACGCCAAAACCTACCGCTGGGTCGACGAGAACGGTCGCGTGCATTACGGCGACCGAATTCCTGCGAAGTATGCCCAGCAGCAGGTTCAAACGCTGAATGATCGCGGCGTGGTGGTGAACGAAAAAAATGCGCCTAAAACTGCCGAACAGCTGGCCGCTGAACAAGCACAGCGGGAAGCTGAAGCAGAAGCCAAGCGTAGGCAGGAAGAGCAGAACCGTTACGACCAGTTTCTGCTCAGCACCTATGCCACCCAGGATCAAATCCTGCATCGTCGCGACGAACAACTGGCCATCCTCGACTCACGCATTGCCTCGGGCGAAAAATCGGTGGCCGAAAGCCAGGCCACGCTGAGCTCGCTCAAAGAGCGCGAGGATCGGCTCAAAGCTCAGGACAAGGCCGTCCCGAGCAAATTGCAGAAGCAGATCATGGAATTTGAAACCGTGGTGCGCACCAGCGAGGCCGCGCTCAATGCCATGCGCGCCGAGCGCGAGAAGGTCAATGATGAATTCGAACGCGACCTGACGCGCTTTATCCAGCTGAAAACACCAGCCCGGCTCTACTGA
- a CDS encoding phosphoadenylyl-sulfate reductase: MSATAEAINNTSRDETVELSHVLEPEPPRPANGAGLDAQAIAELNARYAPLNFEQRLRQLYEDFAPDKVLVTSSFAATSAYFLHIIKSIRADQRIAFIDTGFHFRETLLYKEYLTKLLDLDVFSLQAEDWKHEFTVNDQTWDKNPDFCCSINKVEPLEAVKPDYHVWISSLMGWQTDDRADMEVFEERRGIIKFNPMIDVSKDERDAYISEHKLPFHPLVAHGFSSIGCTHCTVKGEGRSGRWAGKPKTECGLHL, encoded by the coding sequence ATGAGTGCCACCGCAGAAGCCATCAACAACACCAGCCGCGACGAGACCGTCGAGCTGAGTCACGTGCTGGAACCGGAGCCTCCGCGCCCGGCCAATGGCGCGGGCCTGGATGCACAAGCCATCGCGGAACTGAACGCACGCTATGCGCCGCTGAATTTCGAGCAGCGCCTGCGTCAGCTGTATGAGGATTTCGCCCCGGACAAAGTTCTGGTCACCTCATCCTTTGCCGCCACCTCGGCCTATTTTCTGCACATCATCAAGAGTATTCGTGCCGATCAGCGTATTGCGTTCATCGACACCGGGTTTCATTTCCGTGAAACCCTGCTGTACAAGGAATACCTGACCAAGCTTCTGGACCTGGACGTCTTCAGCCTGCAGGCCGAGGACTGGAAGCACGAATTCACCGTCAATGACCAAACCTGGGACAAGAACCCGGATTTCTGCTGCTCGATCAATAAAGTCGAGCCGCTGGAAGCAGTCAAACCTGATTATCACGTGTGGATTTCCAGCCTGATGGGCTGGCAGACCGACGACCGTGCGGACATGGAAGTGTTTGAGGAGCGTCGCGGCATCATCAAGTTCAATCCGATGATCGATGTCAGCAAAGACGAACGAGACGCCTACATCAGCGAGCACAAGCTGCCATTCCACCCGCTGGTTGCGCATGGTTTCTCGTCGATTGGCTGCACCCATTGCACAGTCAAAGGCGAAGGTCGCTCGGGACGCTGGGCCGGCAAGCCCAAAACAGAGTGCGGCCTGCACCTGTAA
- the pyrE gene encoding orotate phosphoribosyltransferase codes for MHDYQTRFLELAEQCGVLRFGDFTLKSGRQSPYFFNLGNINSGAAMQALADAYAEAILAAKLEFDMLFGPAYKGIPLVTAVALALAQRGHDYPFAFNRKEAKDHGEGGNIVGAPLQGRVLILDDVLTAGTAAREAITLIRNAGAEPVAAMLAFDRQEKGQGTQSATQELAKEQQLAVAALVGLSDLEAWLRASGDADKHAQIARYREQYGV; via the coding sequence ATGCACGACTACCAAACCCGCTTCCTTGAACTTGCCGAGCAATGCGGCGTTCTTCGTTTCGGCGATTTCACGCTCAAATCCGGCCGCCAGAGCCCCTACTTCTTCAACCTCGGCAATATCAACTCGGGCGCCGCGATGCAGGCTCTGGCTGATGCCTACGCTGAGGCCATCCTCGCTGCCAAGCTTGAGTTCGACATGCTGTTCGGCCCCGCTTACAAAGGCATTCCACTGGTCACCGCCGTCGCCCTGGCATTGGCCCAACGCGGCCATGACTACCCGTTTGCCTTCAACCGCAAAGAGGCCAAAGACCACGGTGAGGGTGGCAACATCGTGGGTGCGCCACTGCAAGGCCGTGTGCTGATTCTGGATGATGTACTCACCGCTGGCACCGCAGCCCGTGAGGCCATTACCTTGATACGCAATGCCGGCGCCGAGCCCGTAGCCGCGATGCTGGCGTTTGACCGCCAGGAAAAGGGCCAGGGCACGCAGTCGGCAACGCAGGAACTGGCCAAAGAGCAGCAGCTTGCCGTCGCCGCGCTGGTCGGCCTTTCCGACCTCGAAGCTTGGCTGCGCGCCAGCGGCGATGCGGACAAACATGCTCAAATCGCACGCTACCGCGAACAGTACGGGGTCTGA
- a CDS encoding cryptochrome/photolyase family protein, whose product MRIIHWFRRDLRLTDNPSLEWACQHADALCLVYIHAPDEESPWAAGAASCWWLHHALHALSESLAQRGHRLIIRHGSSLQELQQIADAFNADAVSWNRLYEPAIIARDRDIKTRLSEAGYTTRSHNAALLLEPWTIETGAGRPYRVFTPFWKAAKNTLPGEFNIAEPPDSWPPGADIEGLSIDALGLRPQHPWGDKLAAHWRPGEAGALDQLDHFVEHAAADYPSTRDVPAVAGTSRLSPHLHFGEIGPRQIRAALLGPDAPAAEKYLAELGWREFAHHLLYHFADTPQREFNPKFEAFEWRSGEAAEADLKAWQRGQTGIELVDAGMRELWATGWMHNRVRMIVGSLLTKNLGIDWRAGAAWFWDTLVDADLANNTLGWQWIAGCGADAAPYFRIFNPDTQAERFDPDRRYRDRWLSQPLAEPIIDLKTSRQAALDRYARLKEDSA is encoded by the coding sequence ATGCGCATCATTCACTGGTTTCGCCGCGACCTCCGCCTGACCGACAACCCGTCACTGGAATGGGCCTGCCAGCACGCCGACGCCCTGTGCCTGGTCTACATCCACGCACCCGACGAAGAATCACCCTGGGCCGCCGGTGCGGCCAGCTGCTGGTGGCTGCACCACGCGCTGCACGCGCTGAGCGAATCACTGGCACAACGCGGCCACCGATTGATCATCCGCCACGGCTCAAGCCTGCAAGAACTGCAGCAGATCGCGGATGCCTTCAACGCCGATGCGGTGAGCTGGAACCGCCTCTACGAGCCGGCGATTATCGCCCGCGATCGCGACATTAAAACCCGCCTGAGCGAGGCCGGTTACACCACACGCTCACACAATGCCGCGCTGCTGCTGGAACCCTGGACCATAGAAACCGGCGCCGGCCGCCCTTACCGGGTGTTCACGCCGTTCTGGAAAGCCGCCAAAAACACCCTGCCCGGTGAATTCAACATCGCCGAACCGCCAGACAGCTGGCCACCCGGCGCGGACATTGAAGGCCTGAGTATCGACGCACTGGGCTTGCGCCCGCAGCACCCGTGGGGCGATAAGCTGGCCGCCCACTGGCGGCCCGGCGAGGCCGGCGCGCTCGACCAGCTCGATCACTTTGTCGAACACGCAGCTGCCGATTACCCGAGCACGCGGGATGTGCCCGCCGTCGCCGGCACCTCACGCCTGTCGCCACATCTGCATTTCGGTGAAATCGGCCCGCGCCAGATTCGCGCCGCACTCCTCGGCCCCGACGCCCCGGCAGCCGAAAAATATCTCGCTGAGCTGGGCTGGCGCGAGTTCGCCCATCATTTGCTGTATCACTTTGCCGATACCCCGCAACGCGAATTCAACCCCAAATTCGAGGCGTTTGAATGGCGCAGCGGCGAGGCGGCAGAAGCAGACCTGAAAGCCTGGCAGCGCGGCCAGACCGGCATCGAGCTGGTCGATGCCGGCATGCGCGAGCTGTGGGCCACCGGCTGGATGCACAACCGGGTGCGCATGATCGTGGGCAGTCTGCTGACCAAGAACCTTGGCATAGACTGGCGCGCCGGCGCGGCCTGGTTCTGGGACACGCTGGTCGATGCTGATCTGGCCAACAACACGCTGGGCTGGCAATGGATCGCCGGCTGCGGGGCTGACGCTGCCCCCTACTTCCGCATATTCAACCCGGACACTCAGGCCGAACGTTTCGACCCCGACCGGCGCTATCGCGACCGCTGGCTGAGCCAGCCACTCGCCGAACCGATTATTGATCTCAAAACCTCGCGCCAGGCGGCCCTGGATCGCTATGCGCGCCTCAAAGAGGATTCCGCCTGA
- a CDS encoding exodeoxyribonuclease III — MRIISLNANGIRSAGRKGFFDWLPQQDADVVCIQETKAQEHQLKDDELYYPAGYHCAYEDATSKKGYSGVAIYSRREPDEWVRGLGFDEFDVEGRYLEARYGDLSVASLYLPSGSSGDERQQAKFRFLDLYYPYLQACLDSGRRFILCGDWNIAQTERDLKNWKSNQKNSGFLPEERAWMTRVKDEQGWLDAFRELHPEAEGEAYTWWSNRGRARENNVGWRIDYQLATPHYKDAIKAAWVYKDEFFSDHAPLIVDYDD; from the coding sequence ATGCGCATCATCAGCCTGAATGCCAATGGCATTCGTTCTGCCGGCCGTAAGGGCTTTTTCGACTGGTTACCGCAACAGGATGCGGATGTCGTGTGCATTCAGGAAACCAAGGCGCAGGAGCATCAGCTCAAAGATGACGAGCTGTATTACCCCGCCGGTTACCACTGCGCCTACGAGGACGCGACCAGCAAAAAGGGCTACAGCGGCGTGGCGATTTACAGCCGGCGCGAGCCCGACGAGTGGGTGCGCGGGCTGGGCTTTGACGAGTTTGATGTCGAGGGGCGCTATCTTGAGGCGCGTTACGGTGATCTGTCGGTCGCCTCGCTGTACCTGCCCTCAGGCTCCTCCGGTGATGAGCGTCAGCAGGCCAAGTTCCGCTTTCTCGACCTCTATTACCCCTACCTTCAGGCCTGCCTCGACAGCGGGCGCCGTTTCATCCTGTGTGGTGACTGGAATATTGCCCAGACCGAGCGCGACCTGAAGAATTGGAAGTCCAATCAGAAGAACTCCGGGTTTCTGCCCGAAGAGCGCGCCTGGATGACCCGGGTCAAGGACGAGCAGGGCTGGCTGGATGCCTTCCGAGAGTTGCACCCCGAGGCGGAGGGTGAGGCCTATACCTGGTGGTCCAACCGTGGGCGCGCACGCGAGAACAACGTGGGCTGGCGCATCGACTATCAGTTGGCCACGCCGCATTACAAAGATGCGATCAAGGCTGCCTGGGTCTACAAGGACGAGTTTTTCTCCGATCATGCCCCGCTGATCGTTGACTATGACGACTGA
- a CDS encoding AmpG family muropeptide MFS transporter → MTTEVAPRRSWLQALATYRRPHIFAMLCLGFSAGLPFLLVFATLSAWLAQVDVSRTMIGLFSWIGITYSIKVFWAPVVDRLPIPLLTRWLGRRRSWMLLAQFGVATGLLGLATSDPGVALELVAWLALLVAFSSATQDIAVDAWRIEAAPRDEQGAMAAAYQMGYRIALLVAGAGALFLAAEYSWMVAYTVMAACMGVGVLTSLVIREPAAQASVALNEPMDGSALQRFARWFYTAVAGPFVDFFARNGVRLGIIILAFIGLFRVTDITMGVMANPFYLDMGYTLKEIAAVAKGFGVLMTIFGTIVGGVVVARIGAERSLVLGGIFVILTNLSFALLAVLPDPGVAGLTMVISADNFSGGFAGTAFIAYLSGLTNVAYTATQYALFSSLFTLPGKLIAGGSGWVVDSFSYPVFFLYTSALGIPALLIISYLIRHPRVSPQGDEKA, encoded by the coding sequence ATGACGACTGAGGTCGCACCGCGGCGCAGCTGGCTCCAGGCCCTGGCCACCTATCGGCGGCCGCACATCTTCGCCATGTTGTGTCTGGGGTTTTCCGCCGGGCTGCCGTTCCTGCTTGTTTTCGCAACGCTGTCCGCCTGGCTTGCCCAGGTGGATGTGTCGCGCACCATGATCGGACTGTTCTCCTGGATCGGTATCACCTACTCGATCAAGGTGTTCTGGGCGCCGGTGGTGGATCGCCTGCCGATTCCGCTGCTCACGCGCTGGCTGGGGCGGCGACGCAGTTGGATGTTGCTGGCCCAGTTCGGTGTGGCCACCGGCCTGCTCGGTTTGGCCACATCTGATCCCGGCGTGGCGCTGGAGCTGGTGGCGTGGCTGGCGCTGCTGGTGGCATTTTCCTCGGCAACCCAGGACATCGCAGTCGATGCCTGGCGTATCGAGGCGGCCCCGCGTGATGAGCAGGGTGCCATGGCGGCGGCGTATCAGATGGGCTACCGCATCGCCTTGCTGGTGGCTGGCGCTGGAGCCCTGTTCCTGGCGGCGGAATACAGCTGGATGGTGGCGTACACGGTGATGGCGGCCTGCATGGGTGTAGGGGTGCTGACCAGCCTGGTGATTCGCGAGCCGGCCGCGCAGGCCAGCGTGGCCTTGAACGAGCCGATGGATGGTTCCGCCCTGCAGCGCTTTGCGCGTTGGTTCTACACCGCTGTGGCTGGACCTTTCGTCGATTTCTTTGCCCGCAACGGGGTGCGCCTGGGGATTATCATTCTGGCCTTCATCGGCCTGTTCCGCGTGACCGACATCACCATGGGGGTGATGGCCAATCCGTTCTATCTGGACATGGGCTACACACTCAAGGAAATTGCCGCCGTGGCCAAAGGTTTCGGCGTGCTGATGACCATCTTCGGCACGATCGTGGGCGGTGTGGTGGTGGCGCGCATCGGGGCGGAGCGCTCGCTGGTGCTGGGTGGCATCTTCGTGATCCTGACCAATCTGAGCTTTGCTCTGCTGGCGGTGCTGCCGGATCCGGGGGTCGCCGGTTTGACCATGGTCATCAGCGCCGACAATTTCTCTGGTGGCTTTGCCGGCACAGCCTTCATCGCTTACCTGTCCGGTCTGACCAATGTGGCCTACACCGCGACCCAGTACGCTTTGTTCTCGTCACTGTTCACCTTGCCCGGTAAGTTGATCGCTGGGGGCTCGGGCTGGGTGGTCGACAGCTTCAGTTACCCGGTGTTTTTCCTCTACACCTCGGCGCTGGGGATTCCGGCCTTGCTGATTATCAGCTACCTGATTCGTCACCCGCGGGTCAGCCCGCAGGGCGACGAGAAGGCCTGA
- a CDS encoding DUF6763 family protein, producing MKAEGDDMIGVFEGIEIGSWYRIPGGASFEVVALDLESESIEIQYYDGAIEELDFDSWLELAAQPTSAPNDAAGALDLNRGDYGDLSMDFDTNQPGDRLNPLDQLDWR from the coding sequence GTGAAAGCGGAAGGAGACGATATGATCGGCGTGTTCGAAGGCATCGAGATCGGCAGCTGGTACCGCATCCCCGGCGGCGCAAGTTTCGAGGTTGTAGCCCTGGATCTGGAATCCGAAAGCATCGAAATTCAGTACTACGACGGCGCCATCGAGGAACTCGATTTTGACAGCTGGCTGGAACTGGCGGCACAGCCGACCAGCGCCCCCAATGATGCTGCTGGCGCACTCGATCTGAACCGCGGTGACTACGGCGATTTGAGCATGGACTTCGACACCAACCAGCCTGGTGACCGTCTCAACCCGCTAGACCAACTGGACTGGCGCTGA
- a CDS encoding NADP(H)-dependent aldo-keto reductase, whose translation MKYRPLGRTGLDVSLIGLGTMTWGEQNTQDQAFEQLDYAIDQGINFIDAAEMYPVPPKAETQGATERILGNWLKARGKRDDVILATKVLGRADWLPWVRGGPTLDRASVLAACDDSLRRLQTDVIDLYQVHWPDRETNFFGKLGYTAPTTDNSVPIEETLDALDSLVKAGKVRHIGVSNETPWGVAEYLRLARDNNKPRIASIQNPYSLLNRSYEIGLAEFADREAVGLLAYSPLGFGVLSGKYLDATPADARITLFPRFGRYTNPESIAATRAYVEIARDAGLDPAQMALAYINARPFTASNLIGATSMTQLRSNIASVSLELTDDVLNAIEAVHCSQPNPAP comes from the coding sequence TTGAAATACCGTCCGCTGGGCCGCACCGGCCTTGATGTGAGCCTGATCGGCCTGGGCACCATGACCTGGGGCGAACAGAACACCCAGGACCAAGCCTTCGAGCAGCTCGACTACGCGATTGATCAGGGCATCAACTTCATCGATGCCGCCGAGATGTATCCGGTGCCGCCCAAGGCCGAAACCCAGGGTGCTACCGAACGCATCCTCGGCAACTGGCTCAAAGCCCGCGGCAAAAGGGACGACGTCATCCTCGCCACCAAGGTGCTGGGTCGCGCCGACTGGCTGCCCTGGGTCCGCGGCGGCCCGACGCTTGACCGGGCCAGCGTGCTGGCCGCCTGCGATGACAGCCTGCGCCGCCTGCAAACCGATGTGATCGACCTCTATCAGGTGCACTGGCCGGACCGGGAAACCAACTTCTTTGGCAAGCTCGGATACACCGCGCCCACCACCGACAACAGCGTTCCCATCGAGGAGACCCTGGATGCGCTGGACAGCCTGGTCAAAGCAGGCAAGGTCCGCCACATCGGAGTCTCCAACGAAACCCCCTGGGGCGTGGCCGAGTACCTGCGCCTGGCGCGCGACAACAACAAACCCCGTATCGCCAGCATCCAGAACCCTTACAGCCTGCTCAACCGCAGTTACGAGATCGGCCTGGCCGAGTTTGCCGACCGCGAAGCGGTGGGCTTGCTGGCCTATTCACCGCTGGGCTTTGGGGTGCTCTCCGGCAAATACCTGGATGCTACGCCAGCCGACGCACGCATCACCCTGTTCCCCCGCTTCGGGCGCTATACCAACCCCGAATCCATCGCGGCCACACGCGCTTATGTTGAGATTGCCCGCGATGCGGGGCTGGACCCGGCGCAGATGGCGTTGGCCTACATCAACGCGCGCCCGTTCACGGCCAGCAACCTGATTGGCGCCACCAGCATGACGCAACTGCGCAGCAACATCGCCTCGGTCTCTCTTGAGCTCACGGACGACGTGCTTAACGCCATAGAAGCGGTGCACTGCAGCCAGCCCAATCCGGCCCCCTGA
- a CDS encoding phosphoribulokinase: protein MSQRHPIIAVTGSSGAGTSTARRAFEQIFRVLHQKPAYIEGDSFHSYDREQMLAGIQRAKIRGENFSHFGPGANHLDKLEELFRQYAETGTGFHRKYLHTEDEAKVHNQPVGTFTEWRDLPDDTDFLFYEGLHGGAVTEEVDVAQHVDLLIGMTPTINLEWTQKIRRDIEERGHTPEDITKTILRRMPDYVNYITPQFSRTHINFQRVPLVDTSNPFAAPEIPSPDESLTVVRVARPARLKIDFPYALSMIHGSFMSRPNTLVVPGAKAALAMEIILRPIIEDMARKRRELVQGNAS from the coding sequence ATGTCGCAGCGTCACCCCATCATCGCCGTCACCGGTTCGTCAGGCGCAGGCACCAGCACTGCGCGGCGAGCGTTTGAGCAGATCTTCCGGGTTCTGCATCAAAAGCCGGCGTATATCGAAGGTGACAGCTTTCATTCCTACGACCGCGAGCAGATGCTCGCCGGTATTCAGCGGGCCAAGATTCGCGGTGAGAATTTCAGCCACTTCGGCCCCGGGGCCAATCACCTCGACAAGCTGGAAGAGCTGTTCAGGCAGTACGCCGAAACCGGTACCGGTTTTCACCGCAAGTATCTGCACACCGAGGACGAAGCCAAGGTTCACAATCAGCCAGTCGGCACTTTCACCGAATGGCGCGACCTGCCTGACGACACCGATTTTCTGTTTTACGAAGGCCTGCACGGCGGTGCGGTGACCGAAGAAGTCGATGTGGCCCAGCATGTCGACCTGCTGATCGGCATGACACCGACCATCAATCTGGAGTGGACGCAGAAAATCCGCCGCGACATCGAAGAGCGCGGCCACACCCCGGAAGACATCACCAAAACCATTTTGCGGCGCATGCCGGATTACGTGAACTACATCACCCCTCAGTTCTCGCGCACGCACATCAATTTCCAGCGTGTGCCGCTGGTCGACACCTCAAACCCCTTTGCCGCGCCGGAAATCCCCTCGCCGGATGAAAGTCTGACGGTGGTACGCGTAGCCCGCCCGGCGCGCCTGAAAATCGACTTCCCGTACGCGCTGTCGATGATCCACGGCTCGTTCATGTCGCGGCCCAATACGCTGGTGGTGCCGGGCGCCAAGGCCGCGCTGGCCATGGAAATCATTCTGCGCCCCATCATCGAAGACATGGCGCGCAAACGCCGCGAGCTGGTCCAAGGAAACGCCTCTTGA